A portion of the Spirochaetota bacterium genome contains these proteins:
- a CDS encoding transposase, with product RMARKLRVQMPGLTYHITSRCIEWRNMLEEEYFKACFVEILRKAKEKYPFKLIAYCIMDNHIHLVIHTVDDGAPIGRIMQYIKARFAELYNKVTGRTGPFWNERYKDSIIQFARDGFHYLLWLLWYLAYNPVRKNLCSDPTTYTYSSIKAYLQEDADVGVPIDYHDYFKELGKTFTERIKRFMHYDEIYRKRYSIAGWV from the coding sequence CGTATGGCACGGAAATTGCGTGTACAGATGCCAGGGTTAACCTATCACATTACTTCTCGCTGCATAGAGTGGCGAAATATGTTAGAAGAAGAGTACTTTAAAGCCTGTTTTGTGGAAATTTTACGCAAAGCAAAAGAAAAATACCCGTTTAAGCTTATTGCCTACTGTATTATGGACAATCACATCCATTTAGTTATTCACACGGTAGATGATGGAGCACCTATAGGGCGCATTATGCAGTATATAAAAGCACGGTTTGCAGAATTGTATAATAAGGTAACCGGAAGAACTGGACCATTCTGGAATGAGCGGTATAAAGATAGCATTATACAATTTGCCCGTGATGGGTTTCACTATTTGTTGTGGTTGTTGTGGTATTTAGCGTATAATCCGGTACGGAAAAACCTATGCTCTGACCCCACCACATACACTTACAGCAGCATAAAGGCATATTTACAGGAAGATGCTGATGTAGGAGTGCCAATAGATTACCATGACTATTTTAAAGAGTTGGGGAAAACATTTACCGAAAGGATAAAAAGATTTATGCACTATGACGAGATATACCGCAAGCGCTATTCCATTGCCGGGTGGGTATAG
- a CDS encoding YbhB/YbcL family Raf kinase inhibitor-like protein: MNITSRSFTNGGSIPVKYAMKAIAGGMNVSPHIAIGDVPKEARSLAIAFVDRHPMARNWVHWLVINIPAHTTEIPEGASLKAMPPDAIEMINTFGFAGYGGPQPPRGSGVHTYELACYALTETFKMPKKELTEAEFLKLIQPLLITRCTMSGNFENK; this comes from the coding sequence ATGAATATTACATCCCGCTCGTTTACTAATGGTGGATCCATTCCTGTAAAATATGCAATGAAAGCTATAGCAGGCGGTATGAATGTATCACCACATATTGCTATTGGCGATGTTCCCAAAGAAGCTCGTTCCCTGGCAATAGCTTTTGTTGACCGTCATCCAATGGCACGCAATTGGGTGCACTGGTTGGTTATCAACATTCCTGCACATACCACTGAAATACCAGAAGGTGCATCGCTAAAAGCAATGCCGCCAGATGCTATTGAAATGATAAACACATTTGGCTTTGCCGGATACGGTGGTCCACAACCACCTCGCGGTAGTGGTGTGCATACGTATGAGCTTGCCTGTTATGCTTTAACTGAAACCTTCAAAATGCCAAAAAAAGAACTTACTGAGGCAGAGTTTTTAAAGCTCATACAACCATTGCTCATTACCCGGTGTACAATGAGTGGTAATTTTGAAAATAAATAG
- a CDS encoding alpha/beta hydrolase — protein sequence MKGQYFSTTFGPMYYRTKDGDANIHLVCIHGAGGDSRLFIPLMNEIKNITVHAVDLPAHGKSKVQECSLDIYVQAMLQFITSLQGNVFVLGHSMGGGIIFELVKHDAPVKGALFLATAGTLPVNPVVFELLEKDFDSLCRLAVDLSYGSADETMRTTAIEYMKQAGISILKNDFTICNNYNYEEDAKHFKPAACFIANRKDKMVPLDLTYTTFKKMPNAILQVFPYKGHMMHIEQPSQVARCIEQFVGLLL from the coding sequence ATGAAAGGCCAGTATTTTTCAACTACATTTGGTCCCATGTACTATCGCACCAAAGATGGGGATGCCAATATTCATCTTGTATGTATACATGGTGCAGGTGGGGATTCACGGCTATTTATCCCATTGATGAATGAAATAAAAAATATAACAGTACATGCTGTTGATCTTCCTGCTCATGGAAAATCTAAGGTTCAAGAATGCTCATTGGACATATATGTACAGGCAATGTTACAATTTATAACGTCTTTGCAGGGTAATGTTTTTGTGCTTGGCCATTCAATGGGTGGTGGCATTATTTTTGAGCTGGTAAAACATGATGCACCGGTAAAAGGTGCACTGTTTCTGGCAACAGCCGGGACACTACCGGTAAATCCTGTTGTATTTGAACTGTTGGAAAAGGATTTTGATAGTTTATGCCGTCTGGCAGTTGACCTGAGCTATGGAAGTGCGGATGAAACCATGCGCACCACAGCAATTGAATATATGAAACAGGCGGGTATCAGCATATTAAAAAATGATTTTACAATCTGCAATAATTATAATTATGAAGAAGATGCTAAACATTTTAAACCAGCAGCCTGCTTTATAGCAAACAGAAAGGATAAAATGGTGCCATTGGATTTAACATACACCACGTTTAAAAAGATGCCTAATGCCATATTGCAGGTATTTCCATATAAGGGACATATGATGCACATTGAACAGCCTTCACAGGTAGCACGGTGCATTGAACAGTTTGTGGGGCTATTGCTTTAA
- the gap gene encoding type I glyceraldehyde-3-phosphate dehydrogenase, with protein sequence MSIKVAINGFGRIGRMVLRIIMSDPKYADIDVRCINDLTDAKTLAVLFKYDSVFGIFNGTVEHTDNSIIVNGKEIKILAEKNPGSLPWKAEGIDVVVESTGKFRDRDKVMPHLDAGAKKVIITAPAKGEDITIVLGVNEDKYDPSKHHIISNASCTTNCLAPVVKVLNDTFGVEKGVMTTVHSYTNDQRLLDLPHSDLRRARAAALSMIPTTTGAAKAVALVLPELKGKLDGLAIRVPTPDVSVVDFVCTVKTSTTAEDVNKALREAANGKMKGILQVCDEELVSIDFKGNTHSSIVDAPSTAVMGGNMIKILSWYDNEWGYSCRVVDLIQYCMK encoded by the coding sequence ATGAGTATCAAGGTTGCTATTAACGGTTTTGGCCGTATAGGACGAATGGTATTGCGAATAATAATGAGCGATCCAAAATATGCAGATATTGATGTTCGCTGTATTAATGATTTAACCGACGCTAAAACGCTAGCAGTGCTTTTCAAATATGATTCAGTATTTGGTATTTTTAATGGCACAGTGGAACATACCGATAATTCCATAATTGTCAATGGCAAAGAAATAAAGATCTTAGCTGAAAAAAATCCAGGCTCGCTGCCATGGAAGGCTGAAGGCATTGATGTAGTTGTTGAATCCACAGGTAAATTCCGTGATCGAGATAAAGTAATGCCGCATTTAGACGCAGGGGCAAAAAAAGTTATCATTACTGCACCGGCAAAGGGTGAGGATATTACCATAGTGCTTGGTGTAAATGAAGATAAATATGACCCATCCAAACATCATATTATTTCAAATGCGTCATGTACCACAAATTGTCTTGCTCCCGTAGTCAAGGTGCTTAACGATACTTTTGGTGTTGAAAAGGGTGTTATGACTACAGTTCACTCATATACCAATGACCAGCGTTTGCTTGATTTGCCACACTCTGATTTGCGCAGGGCGCGTGCTGCTGCACTTTCCATGATACCCACCACCACGGGTGCAGCAAAAGCAGTTGCGCTGGTACTGCCGGAATTAAAAGGCAAGTTGGATGGACTAGCAATTCGTGTTCCCACACCGGATGTATCGGTAGTGGATTTTGTGTGTACAGTCAAAACCAGTACCACCGCTGAGGATGTCAACAAGGCACTGCGTGAAGCAGCTAATGGAAAAATGAAAGGTATCTTGCAGGTCTGCGATGAAGAATTAGTGTCAATAGATTTTAAAGGCAATACCCACTCTTCAATTGTTGATGCTCCATCAACTGCTGTTATGGGTGGTAATATGATAAAGATACTGAGCTGGTATGATAATGAGTGGGGTTACTCATGCCGTGTTGTTGACTTAATCCAGTATTGCATGAAGTAA
- the tpiA gene encoding triose-phosphate isomerase, whose amino-acid sequence MNTQRKQIFAGNWKMYTTKTEAVNLTIGIAEGLLSTEREIVLFPPAVYGTCVKAACEGTPIKVGLQNMYYEKEGAFTGELSPLMLKDVGADYVLLGHSERRHIFGETDELIHKKVVSAIVHGIVPMLCIGELLEEREAGKTEAIVEHQIKVAFEGLSAEDALKVVIAYEPVWAIGTGKVATPEIAQSMHAFIRKILQKLYNDTVAQTIPVLYGGSVKPDNIAGLYAMPDIDGVLVGGASLKVQSFLDIINVTV is encoded by the coding sequence ATGAATACACAGCGAAAACAGATTTTTGCCGGTAACTGGAAAATGTATACTACCAAAACTGAAGCGGTGAATCTTACTATTGGAATCGCCGAAGGACTTTTGAGCACTGAAAGAGAAATTGTACTTTTTCCGCCTGCAGTTTATGGTACATGTGTTAAGGCTGCATGTGAGGGCACACCGATTAAGGTTGGTTTGCAGAATATGTACTATGAAAAGGAGGGAGCTTTTACCGGGGAACTATCGCCCCTGATGCTAAAAGATGTAGGGGCTGATTATGTACTCCTTGGCCATTCTGAACGAAGACACATCTTTGGTGAAACCGATGAGTTAATTCACAAAAAAGTTGTTTCGGCGATAGTTCATGGTATTGTCCCAATGTTGTGTATTGGGGAACTGCTGGAAGAGCGTGAAGCAGGTAAAACGGAAGCAATTGTGGAACATCAGATAAAAGTGGCTTTTGAAGGATTATCTGCGGAAGATGCACTGAAGGTGGTTATTGCCTATGAACCAGTTTGGGCAATAGGCACCGGCAAGGTTGCCACACCTGAGATAGCACAATCCATGCATGCTTTTATTAGAAAAATATTGCAGAAGCTGTATAATGATACCGTGGCACAGACTATCCCGGTGTTGTATGGTGGTTCAGTAAAACCGGATAATATTGCAGGGTTGTATGCAATGCCTGATATTGATGGAGTGCTGGTTGGTGGAGCAAGCCTTAAAGTGCAATCTTTTCTTGACATAATAAATGTAACAGTGTAG
- the secG gene encoding preprotein translocase subunit SecG translates to MSILISIGTVLFVILSILLIIIILLQSDKSAGMGILGGSSNTAFGSSTADIITKITTVMVALFMVGSLGLSVVESYRARSLEKDLLSEEKSGGVIEQKALEKPQEQSQQPK, encoded by the coding sequence ATGAGTATTCTTATCTCTATTGGAACAGTATTGTTTGTAATATTGTCAATACTGCTCATTATCATCATCCTGCTTCAATCAGATAAAAGCGCCGGGATGGGTATTTTAGGTGGGTCCAGTAACACAGCCTTTGGTTCTTCAACTGCTGATATTATTACCAAAATTACTACCGTTATGGTTGCTCTTTTTATGGTAGGTTCGTTGGGGCTTTCAGTTGTAGAATCATACAGAGCGCGCAGCCTGGAAAAGGACCTTTTGAGTGAAGAAAAGTCAGGTGGTGTTATTGAGCAAAAGGCTTTAGAAAAACCTCAAGAACAATCCCAGCAGCCAAAATAA
- a CDS encoding ferredoxin: MAKEVYVDQSECTGCELCVDTLPEVFEMTPDGVSKVKNSKGASEDKIQEVIDSCPAECIHWKD, translated from the coding sequence ATGGCAAAAGAAGTGTATGTTGATCAGAGCGAATGTACAGGATGCGAGCTTTGTGTTGATACGTTGCCAGAAGTCTTTGAAATGACGCCTGATGGTGTGAGCAAAGTTAAAAATTCTAAAGGTGCATCAGAGGATAAAATTCAGGAAGTTATAGATAGCTGTCCGGCTGAGTGTATCCACTGGAAAGACTGA
- the metK gene encoding methionine adenosyltransferase, whose translation MGRNYLFTSESVSEGHPDKVADQISDAILDEHIKGDPYSRVACETLVTTNRVVISGEITSAVTVDYEGIARRVIAEIGYTSPEIGFDAKNCIVEVFIHPQSPDISQGVTEGQGLFKEQGAGDQGMMFGYAVAETDELMPMPILYAHRLVKRLAEIRKKGEVNFLRPDGKSQVTVEYENDKPKRISAIVISTQHDGAVTLPTLEEMVRELVIKKVIPAHLWDSNTKIYVNPTGRFEVGGPHGDTGLTGRKIIVDSYGGMGRHGGGAFSGKDPSKVDRSAAYMGRYIAKNIVAAGLAYRCELQVAYAIGVADPVSVMVDTFGTHTIPEEEIEKRIKSVFNLKPKSIIQTLDLLKPKYKATAAYGHFGRNESGFTWEDTKVAAQLR comes from the coding sequence ATGGGAAGAAATTATTTATTCACATCTGAATCTGTTTCGGAAGGGCATCCGGATAAGGTTGCCGATCAGATTTCTGATGCCATTTTAGATGAGCACATAAAGGGCGATCCATACTCACGAGTTGCCTGTGAAACGCTGGTTACCACCAACCGTGTTGTCATTTCAGGGGAGATTACCTCCGCGGTAACTGTTGACTATGAAGGAATAGCACGAAGGGTTATTGCTGAAATTGGCTATACATCGCCAGAAATTGGATTTGATGCAAAAAATTGTATAGTAGAAGTATTTATACATCCACAATCCCCTGATATTTCGCAGGGTGTTACTGAAGGCCAGGGGCTTTTTAAGGAACAGGGTGCTGGCGACCAGGGAATGATGTTTGGGTATGCAGTTGCTGAAACCGATGAATTGATGCCCATGCCCATTTTATATGCTCACCGCCTTGTCAAACGATTGGCTGAAATCCGCAAAAAAGGTGAGGTAAACTTTCTGCGCCCTGATGGCAAGTCGCAGGTCACCGTTGAGTATGAAAACGATAAGCCAAAACGCATAAGTGCAATAGTCATTTCAACACAGCATGATGGTGCAGTCACATTACCCACACTGGAAGAAATGGTCCGTGAGCTTGTTATAAAAAAGGTAATCCCTGCTCATCTGTGGGATAGCAATACTAAAATATATGTCAATCCCACTGGGCGCTTTGAAGTAGGTGGGCCTCATGGGGATACCGGCTTAACGGGAAGAAAGATTATTGTCGATAGTTACGGTGGAATGGGAAGGCATGGTGGCGGAGCATTCTCAGGCAAGGACCCGTCAAAAGTGGACCGCTCTGCTGCATATATGGGACGCTACATTGCCAAGAATATCGTAGCTGCGGGGCTTGCATACCGATGTGAATTGCAGGTGGCCTACGCTATTGGTGTTGCGGACCCCGTATCGGTGATGGTTGATACATTTGGTACTCATACCATCCCGGAAGAAGAAATTGAAAAAAGAATAAAAAGTGTATTTAACTTAAAACCAAAATCCATTATTCAAACCCTTGATCTGCTTAAACCAAAGTATAAAGCAACAGCAGCATACGGACACTTTGGCCGCAATGAATCTGGGTTTACCTGGGAAGACACTAAGGTAGCAGCCCAGTTACGGTAA
- a CDS encoding PadR family transcriptional regulator — protein MSIKYAILGLLHYTDMHGYRIKDHIEKNFGHMWTINFGQIYTSLKDLEESGLIEVTEIVPSDDGGPHKKCYRITEEGKKDFAQWLHSSPEKQMLLRDPFLLRFAFFGFGDSDRAVEIIDEQIAMYEDQLKRRMQNLSRWRKQSVYVRLIADLGVKFNEIYLEWLKQAKEEIIKENGGMLVKKS, from the coding sequence ATGTCAATAAAATATGCTATTCTTGGTCTACTTCATTATACTGATATGCATGGTTATCGCATAAAAGACCATATAGAAAAGAATTTTGGACACATGTGGACAATCAATTTTGGGCAGATATATACCAGTTTAAAAGATCTGGAAGAAAGCGGATTAATTGAAGTTACGGAAATTGTCCCCTCTGATGATGGTGGGCCTCATAAAAAGTGCTATCGCATAACAGAAGAAGGAAAAAAAGATTTTGCACAGTGGCTGCATTCATCACCTGAAAAGCAGATGCTGCTGCGCGACCCTTTTTTATTGCGTTTTGCTTTTTTTGGATTTGGAGATTCTGATCGCGCTGTGGAGATAATAGATGAACAAATAGCTATGTATGAAGACCAGTTAAAAAGAAGAATGCAAAACCTTTCACGATGGCGCAAACAAAGTGTGTATGTCAGATTAATTGCTGATCTTGGAGTCAAGTTCAATGAAATATACCTGGAATGGTTAAAACAGGCAAAAGAAGAGATAATAAAAGAAAATGGGGGGATGCTGGTAAAAAAGTCATAA
- a CDS encoding NAD-dependent epimerase/dehydratase family protein, giving the protein MIRYDGITLVTGAAGFMGSHLVEYLVKQGVKVRATSRPRKDTSFFDNLGVEFVPSDLTKPETLPKLFEGNVDRIFHLGAICNFSTPYEVLYHTNVEGVDRITTLALDHKVKCYVHVGSTSVYGYYKGVPFSEDSPREPQDAYGRSKRDGENIVWGKIKQGLPAIITRPCTVYGPRCNDGAGKVFSRPTKIGAIPGNGRQLLSNVRAEDVAAAVVHLSLREESIGQAYNISDDSHPTVEEALCLAAKVFETTPPRIHMPLSIIKLAARIDGYFSARKGKIPDLEYDAVKYLYNDYVVDNSKLKSTGFKFQYPDFKESMEQMGAWYKSQKIK; this is encoded by the coding sequence ATGATACGCTATGATGGGATTACGCTGGTTACTGGTGCTGCAGGATTTATGGGAAGCCACCTTGTTGAATATCTGGTTAAACAGGGTGTTAAAGTGCGTGCAACATCACGTCCTCGCAAAGATACTTCATTTTTTGATAATTTAGGCGTTGAGTTTGTTCCTTCAGATTTGACTAAACCCGAAACATTGCCAAAACTTTTTGAAGGTAATGTTGACAGGATTTTTCATCTTGGTGCTATCTGCAATTTTTCAACACCCTATGAAGTTCTGTATCATACCAATGTTGAAGGTGTTGACAGGATAACCACACTGGCACTTGACCATAAAGTTAAATGTTATGTTCATGTGGGTTCAACAAGTGTGTATGGTTATTATAAAGGTGTTCCGTTTTCTGAAGACAGTCCGCGTGAACCTCAGGATGCGTATGGCAGAAGCAAGCGAGATGGAGAAAATATAGTCTGGGGAAAAATTAAACAGGGGCTTCCAGCAATCATTACACGACCATGTACAGTATATGGTCCACGCTGCAACGATGGAGCCGGCAAGGTTTTTTCACGACCAACCAAAATTGGTGCAATTCCTGGCAATGGCAGGCAGTTATTGTCAAATGTACGGGCAGAAGATGTAGCAGCTGCAGTGGTGCATCTATCGCTGCGGGAAGAATCCATAGGGCAGGCATATAATATTTCAGACGATTCACATCCAACAGTTGAAGAAGCACTATGTTTAGCAGCAAAGGTTTTTGAAACAACACCACCACGCATTCACATGCCATTATCTATTATCAAATTAGCTGCAAGAATTGATGGTTATTTTTCAGCCAGGAAAGGTAAAATACCCGATCTGGAGTATGATGCTGTTAAATATCTTTATAATGATTATGTTGTGGATAATTCAAAATTAAAATCTACCGGGTTCAAGTTTCAATACCCGGATTTTAAAGAATCAATGGAACAAATGGGGGCATGGTATAAATCCCAAAAAATCAAATAA